A section of the Salvelinus alpinus chromosome 36, SLU_Salpinus.1, whole genome shotgun sequence genome encodes:
- the LOC139564780 gene encoding alpha-N-acetylneuraminide alpha-2,8-sialyltransferase-like isoform X1: MRGLFSFMLTLSILGTAMTALVWYFFSNRNVQPGRPPYRSHIMNSGLVPSGTCKGCRDTVTEKVVERYSHSWRKQEDKFRNFRSLLSNRCHGLTKAMVTQANTPLGSKVVYDGEKRKPLQVTPELFSTFAKVNPFVNTTWDTCSVVGNGGILANSSCGERIDSAQFVIRCNLPPLENGYERDVGNKTDLVTANPSIIMEKYGGLQERRRPFVESLRSYGDSLMLLPAFSYGPNTPVSLRALYTIQDFDSPSRPVFLNPEYLQSLARFWQGQGLRTVRLSTGLIVASLALELCANVHLYGFWPFNEHPHRHQPLTNHYYDNRQSKKTVHAMPAEFDHLLRLHTQGVLRIHLGECTPTTSPGCSSKMAWAPASVAGLSLPVGSLGSAMPTLAQRNTTSQSQKPWAGPDTNVSGPSGLGQGASEDPTQGSDSEQRTKHRRGNRRRPGK, translated from the exons ATGAGGGGACTGTTCTCCTTTATGCTCACCCTGTCCATCCTGGGTACTGCCATGACTGCACTCGTCTGGTACTTCTTCAGCAACCG CAATGTTCAACCTGGCAGACCCCCCTACAGAAGTCATATTATGAACTCTGGGCTTGTCCCCTCCGGAACATGCAAGGGCTGCAG ggATACAGTCACTGAAAAAGTGGTGGAGCGCTACTCTCACAGCTGGAGGAAGCAGGAGGACAAGTTCAGAAATTTCAG GTCTCTTCTGAGTAACAGATGTCATGGACTCACCAAGGCTATGGTGACACAGGCCAACACTCCTCTGGGGTCAAAGGTTGTGTacgatggagagaagaggaagccTCTTCAGGTGACCCCTGAACTGTTCAGCACCTTCGCTAAG GTGAATCCTTTTGTGAATACGACATGGGATACGTGTTCTGTTGTTGGGAATGGGGGAATCCTAGCTAATAGCAGCTGTGGAGAGAGAATCGACTCCGCCCAGTTTGTTATCAG gtGTAACCTCCCTCCTTTGGAGAACGGCTATGAGAGAGACGTGGGCAACAAGACAGACCTGGTGACAGCTAATCCCAGCATCATCATGGAGAA ATATGGGGGCCTGCAGGAGCGTCGTCGGCCCTTCGTGGAGAGCCTGCGTAGCTATGGCGACTCCCTGATGCTCCTGCCGGCCTTCTCGTACGGCCCCAACACGCCCGTGTCTCTGCGGGCCCTCTACACCATCCAGGACTTTGACAGCCCCTCGCGGCCCGTCTTCCTCAACCCAGAGTACCTACAGAGTCTGGCGCGCTTCTGGCAGGGCCAGGGCCTGCGAACGGTACGACTCAGCACAGGACTCATCGTGGCTAGCCTGGCGCTGGAGCTGTGCGCCAACGTCCATCTCTACGGGTTCTGGCCCTTTAATGAACACCCACACCGACACCAGCCCCTCACCAACCACTACTACGACAACAGGCAGAGTAAGAAGACGGTGCACGCCATGCCCGCTGAGTTTGACCACCTGCTAAGACTCCACACCCAGGGCGTGCTCAGGATACACCTGGGAGAGTGTACACCCACAACCAG TCCTGGATGTAGCTCGAAGATGGCCTGGGCCCCAGCCTCAGTCGCAGGCCTCAGTCTCCCGGTTGGCTCTCTGGGTAGTGCCATGCCCACACTGGCACAAcgcaacacaacctcccagagcCAGAAGCCTTGGGCTGGGCCCGACACCAACGTCTCTGGACCATCAGGACTGGGGCAGGGTGCTTCTGAAGACCCCACACAGGGTTCAGACTCAGAGCAAAGGACAAAACACAGAAGGGGGAACAGAAGGAGACCAGGGAAGTGA
- the LOC139564780 gene encoding alpha-N-acetylneuraminide alpha-2,8-sialyltransferase-like isoform X2: protein MRGLFSFMLTLSILGTAMTALVWYFFSNRDTVTEKVVERYSHSWRKQEDKFRNFRSLLSNRCHGLTKAMVTQANTPLGSKVVYDGEKRKPLQVTPELFSTFAKVNPFVNTTWDTCSVVGNGGILANSSCGERIDSAQFVIRCNLPPLENGYERDVGNKTDLVTANPSIIMEKYGGLQERRRPFVESLRSYGDSLMLLPAFSYGPNTPVSLRALYTIQDFDSPSRPVFLNPEYLQSLARFWQGQGLRTVRLSTGLIVASLALELCANVHLYGFWPFNEHPHRHQPLTNHYYDNRQSKKTVHAMPAEFDHLLRLHTQGVLRIHLGECTPTTSPGCSSKMAWAPASVAGLSLPVGSLGSAMPTLAQRNTTSQSQKPWAGPDTNVSGPSGLGQGASEDPTQGSDSEQRTKHRRGNRRRPGK, encoded by the exons ATGAGGGGACTGTTCTCCTTTATGCTCACCCTGTCCATCCTGGGTACTGCCATGACTGCACTCGTCTGGTACTTCTTCAGCAACCG ggATACAGTCACTGAAAAAGTGGTGGAGCGCTACTCTCACAGCTGGAGGAAGCAGGAGGACAAGTTCAGAAATTTCAG GTCTCTTCTGAGTAACAGATGTCATGGACTCACCAAGGCTATGGTGACACAGGCCAACACTCCTCTGGGGTCAAAGGTTGTGTacgatggagagaagaggaagccTCTTCAGGTGACCCCTGAACTGTTCAGCACCTTCGCTAAG GTGAATCCTTTTGTGAATACGACATGGGATACGTGTTCTGTTGTTGGGAATGGGGGAATCCTAGCTAATAGCAGCTGTGGAGAGAGAATCGACTCCGCCCAGTTTGTTATCAG gtGTAACCTCCCTCCTTTGGAGAACGGCTATGAGAGAGACGTGGGCAACAAGACAGACCTGGTGACAGCTAATCCCAGCATCATCATGGAGAA ATATGGGGGCCTGCAGGAGCGTCGTCGGCCCTTCGTGGAGAGCCTGCGTAGCTATGGCGACTCCCTGATGCTCCTGCCGGCCTTCTCGTACGGCCCCAACACGCCCGTGTCTCTGCGGGCCCTCTACACCATCCAGGACTTTGACAGCCCCTCGCGGCCCGTCTTCCTCAACCCAGAGTACCTACAGAGTCTGGCGCGCTTCTGGCAGGGCCAGGGCCTGCGAACGGTACGACTCAGCACAGGACTCATCGTGGCTAGCCTGGCGCTGGAGCTGTGCGCCAACGTCCATCTCTACGGGTTCTGGCCCTTTAATGAACACCCACACCGACACCAGCCCCTCACCAACCACTACTACGACAACAGGCAGAGTAAGAAGACGGTGCACGCCATGCCCGCTGAGTTTGACCACCTGCTAAGACTCCACACCCAGGGCGTGCTCAGGATACACCTGGGAGAGTGTACACCCACAACCAG TCCTGGATGTAGCTCGAAGATGGCCTGGGCCCCAGCCTCAGTCGCAGGCCTCAGTCTCCCGGTTGGCTCTCTGGGTAGTGCCATGCCCACACTGGCACAAcgcaacacaacctcccagagcCAGAAGCCTTGGGCTGGGCCCGACACCAACGTCTCTGGACCATCAGGACTGGGGCAGGGTGCTTCTGAAGACCCCACACAGGGTTCAGACTCAGAGCAAAGGACAAAACACAGAAGGGGGAACAGAAGGAGACCAGGGAAGTGA
- the LOC139565139 gene encoding gap junction gamma-1 protein-like, protein MSWSFLTRLLEEIHNHSTFVGKLWLTVLVVFRIVLTAVGGESIYYDEQSKFVCNSGQPGCENVCYDAFAPLSHVRFWVFQIILVAMPSLMYMGYAVNKIARLDKGGGGMATETGGGGYTHRRPRKICFGAQQHRGIEEDQDQDQEDDPMIYEVPEPEPPRRVDPLAPRPKPKVRHDGRRRIQGDGLMRIYVLQLVTRTALEAGFLAGQYLLYGFRVIPVFVCSFKPCPHSVDCFVSRPTEKTIFLRIMYGVTVLCLTLNVWEMLHLGIGTICDILRRRRCPPQDDEYQLGLLGPSVGVSVGVPVPEPGTGGGVVGDGGADYVGYPFSWNAPSAPPGYNIVVKPEQIPYTDLSNAKMACKQNRANIAQEEQQQFGSNEDNFPTGGEARVALNKDMILHAHDQLEAAIQAYSQQHRAEEHLGDNHDDKPRSNITQAQAQAQPQPQPHKERKHRFKHGKGGSSGEGNGSSSNSSSSKSGVGKPSVWI, encoded by the coding sequence ATGAGCTGGAGCTTCCTCACGCGGCTGCTGGAGGAGATCCACAACCACTCCACCTTCGTGGGGAAGCTGTGGCTCACCGTGCTTGTCGTCTTCCGCATCGTCCTCACCGCCGTCGGGGGAGAGTCCATCTACTACGACGAGCAGAGCAAGTTCGTCTGCAACTCGGGCCAGCCGGGCTGCGAGAACGTCTGCTACGACGCCTTCGCGCCGCTGTCGCACGTCCGCTTCTGGGTCTTCCAGATCATCCTGGTGGCCATGCCATCTCTCATGTACATGGGCTACGCCGTCAACAAGATCGCCCGGCTGGACAAGGGCGGGGGAGGGATGGCCACTGAGACAGGGGGAGGGGGCTACACCCATCGGAGGCCCAGGAAGATCTGCTTCGGGGCGCAGCAGCACCGGGGTATAGAGGaggaccaggaccaggaccaaGAGGATGACCCTATGATCTACGAGGTGCCTGAGCCCGAGCCCCCTCGCCGGGTCGACCCGCTGGCCCCGCGGCCCAAGCCCAAGGTACGCCATGACGGGCGGCGGCGTATCCAGGGTGACGGGCTGATGCGTATTTACGTGTTGCAGCTGGTGACTCGCACGGCACTGGAAGCGGGCTTCCTGGCGGGCCAGTACCTGCTGTACGGCTTCCGCGTCATTCCCGTGTTCGTGTGCTCCTTCAAGCCCTGCCCCCACAGCGTGGACTGCTTCGTGTCGCGGCCCACGGAGAAGACCATCTTCCTGCGCATCATGTACGGCGTCACTGTGCTCTGCCTCACCCTCAACGTGTGGGAGATGCTGCACCTGGGCATCGGGACCATCTGTGACATCCTCCGCCGTCGCCGCTGCCCGCCCCAGGATGACGAGTACCAGCTGGGGCTGCTGGGACCCAGCGTAGGGGTCTCCGTGGGGGTGCCAGTCCCGGAGCCGGGCACGGGGGGAGGGGTGGTGGGGGACGGGGGTGCTGACTACGTGGGGTACCCGTTCTCGTGGAACGCCCCATCGGCTCCGCCGGGCTACAACATCGTGGTGAAGCCGGAGCAGATCCCCTACACGGACTTGAGCAACGCCAAGATGGCGTGCAAGCAGAACCGGGCCAACATCGCCCAGGAGGAGCAGCAGCAGTTTGGGAGCAACGAGGACAATTTCCCCACGGGAGGGGAGGCCCGCGTGGCCCTCAACAAGGACATGATCCTGCATGCCCATGACCAGCTAGAGGCAGCCATCCAGGCCTACAGCCAGCAGCACAGGGCAGAGGAACACCTGGGGGACAACCATGATGACAAGCCCCGAAGCAACATCACCCAGGCCCAGGCCCAGGCCCAGCCTCAGCCGCAGCCTCACAAAGAGCGCAAGCACCGATTCAAACACGGCAAGGGGGGCAGCAGTGGAGAAGGGAATgggagcagcagcaacagcagtagcAGCAAGTCAGGGGTGGGCAAGCCTTCTGTGTGGATTTGA
- the LOC139564780 gene encoding alpha-N-acetylneuraminide alpha-2,8-sialyltransferase-like isoform X3, translating to MNSGLVPSGTCKGCRDTVTEKVVERYSHSWRKQEDKFRNFRSLLSNRCHGLTKAMVTQANTPLGSKVVYDGEKRKPLQVTPELFSTFAKVNPFVNTTWDTCSVVGNGGILANSSCGERIDSAQFVIRCNLPPLENGYERDVGNKTDLVTANPSIIMEKYGGLQERRRPFVESLRSYGDSLMLLPAFSYGPNTPVSLRALYTIQDFDSPSRPVFLNPEYLQSLARFWQGQGLRTVRLSTGLIVASLALELCANVHLYGFWPFNEHPHRHQPLTNHYYDNRQSKKTVHAMPAEFDHLLRLHTQGVLRIHLGECTPTTSPGCSSKMAWAPASVAGLSLPVGSLGSAMPTLAQRNTTSQSQKPWAGPDTNVSGPSGLGQGASEDPTQGSDSEQRTKHRRGNRRRPGK from the exons ATGAACTCTGGGCTTGTCCCCTCCGGAACATGCAAGGGCTGCAG ggATACAGTCACTGAAAAAGTGGTGGAGCGCTACTCTCACAGCTGGAGGAAGCAGGAGGACAAGTTCAGAAATTTCAG GTCTCTTCTGAGTAACAGATGTCATGGACTCACCAAGGCTATGGTGACACAGGCCAACACTCCTCTGGGGTCAAAGGTTGTGTacgatggagagaagaggaagccTCTTCAGGTGACCCCTGAACTGTTCAGCACCTTCGCTAAG GTGAATCCTTTTGTGAATACGACATGGGATACGTGTTCTGTTGTTGGGAATGGGGGAATCCTAGCTAATAGCAGCTGTGGAGAGAGAATCGACTCCGCCCAGTTTGTTATCAG gtGTAACCTCCCTCCTTTGGAGAACGGCTATGAGAGAGACGTGGGCAACAAGACAGACCTGGTGACAGCTAATCCCAGCATCATCATGGAGAA ATATGGGGGCCTGCAGGAGCGTCGTCGGCCCTTCGTGGAGAGCCTGCGTAGCTATGGCGACTCCCTGATGCTCCTGCCGGCCTTCTCGTACGGCCCCAACACGCCCGTGTCTCTGCGGGCCCTCTACACCATCCAGGACTTTGACAGCCCCTCGCGGCCCGTCTTCCTCAACCCAGAGTACCTACAGAGTCTGGCGCGCTTCTGGCAGGGCCAGGGCCTGCGAACGGTACGACTCAGCACAGGACTCATCGTGGCTAGCCTGGCGCTGGAGCTGTGCGCCAACGTCCATCTCTACGGGTTCTGGCCCTTTAATGAACACCCACACCGACACCAGCCCCTCACCAACCACTACTACGACAACAGGCAGAGTAAGAAGACGGTGCACGCCATGCCCGCTGAGTTTGACCACCTGCTAAGACTCCACACCCAGGGCGTGCTCAGGATACACCTGGGAGAGTGTACACCCACAACCAG TCCTGGATGTAGCTCGAAGATGGCCTGGGCCCCAGCCTCAGTCGCAGGCCTCAGTCTCCCGGTTGGCTCTCTGGGTAGTGCCATGCCCACACTGGCACAAcgcaacacaacctcccagagcCAGAAGCCTTGGGCTGGGCCCGACACCAACGTCTCTGGACCATCAGGACTGGGGCAGGGTGCTTCTGAAGACCCCACACAGGGTTCAGACTCAGAGCAAAGGACAAAACACAGAAGGGGGAACAGAAGGAGACCAGGGAAGTGA